GGGCCGCCGGAGCCGCGGCGGCCTGGAGCCTGCGTGTCATCGCCGACGCGGCCGCACATTTCTTTCTCGCAAATCGGATCGCAGGCGTAACGATTGGCCGTCGGGGCATAGCCGGTTTTGCGGCCGGGTCAGCCATCATGCTCGTGCCGGTTGCAGCAATGTTGTATTACGCAGAAACTCATATATGGATCGCGTTGCTTTCGTTGCTGTCGCTCGCAGTTTATGGCCTGATCGCGTGGCGAACGATACTTGAACAAGATGAGATCGATTGGGTCACGAATAAGTTGAATGTCCGATTTGCACGATAAAACAGGAATGATCCCTGAACCCCTTGAAGCGAAGGCAGACAGGATGCCGCCATCGACCGCGGGGATGACGACCAAGGTCGTCAAGGGAAGCCTCTGGACGCTTGCCGGCCAGGTCGCACCGCTCGGTGTCTCCTTGGTCACCACGCCGTTCACGATTCGCCTGCTCGGAGCCGAAGGCTACGGCGTTTTGATCCT
The DNA window shown above is from Chloracidobacterium sp. and carries:
- a CDS encoding polysaccharide biosynthesis C-terminal domain-containing protein, which produces MIWSLPALVFLALIAKPFFTLWAGPDFGRESSLPLYLLLAGLLFNIFAYVPHSIIMASGRTDIFAKLYWIELIPYLAVVWLLASRYGAAGAAAAWSLRVIADAAAHFFLANRIAGVTIGRRGIAGFAAGSAIMLVPVAAMLYYAETHIWIALLSLLSLAVYGLIAWRTILEQDEIDWVTNKLNVRFAR